Proteins from a genomic interval of Leptotrichia trevisanii DSM 22070:
- a CDS encoding TnpV protein, with amino-acid sequence MRRNWNMLKKMINGKEYLIENGIYTPIAKETSYEQAGGTYKMVLMDKKFQVLIPNLEEEEIDLSRLNSWGRARMKYLEEEKSEFLKNLLMMGEVMKHLLSVQKEVEEFWEIEKPKMMKAMGLTEELKEKDQMEWVGLMNSLLSSLREITYNQIIYK; translated from the coding sequence ATGAGGAGGAATTGGAATATGCTGAAAAAGATGATAAATGGGAAAGAATATCTGATAGAGAACGGGATATACACCCCAATAGCGAAGGAAACATCTTACGAGCAGGCGGGAGGAACTTACAAAATGGTATTGATGGACAAGAAATTTCAAGTGTTGATTCCGAATCTGGAAGAAGAGGAAATAGACTTGAGCAGGCTCAACTCTTGGGGACGAGCGAGAATGAAATATCTGGAAGAAGAAAAATCGGAATTTTTGAAAAATCTTCTAATGATGGGAGAAGTTATGAAACATCTGCTTTCAGTTCAGAAGGAAGTGGAGGAATTTTGGGAAATAGAAAAACCCAAAATGATGAAAGCTATGGGATTAACCGAAGAATTAAAAGAAAAAGATCAAATGGAATGGGTAGGACTTATGAACAGCCTACTCTCTTCTCTCAGAGAAATAACTTACAATCAGATAATTTACAAGTAA